In the genome of Dermacentor silvarum isolate Dsil-2018 chromosome 1, BIME_Dsil_1.4, whole genome shotgun sequence, one region contains:
- the LOC119431101 gene encoding protein C10-like codes for MYSRCLLAASPTRLARSAELGAVWVLAKMSATLAFKENFDSEKAKGALEDILAAFDQPDNFARLQDAKDLAGNDMLKHMQIVFPLLTQIEMTVIESYGFTRDGEGVLQFAQIIKQMEREHPEIARLNAELRAHFIPPMVPPSLPDN; via the exons ATGTATTCGCGGTGTTTGCTCGCCGCTTCTCCGACGCGGCTCGCGCGCTCCGCGGAACTTGGTGCTGTGTGGGTGCTTGCGAAGATGTCGGCGACCCTTGCCTTCAAAGAGAACTTTGACTCTGAGAAAGCAAAAG GTGCCCTAGAAGACATTCTAGCCGCGTTTGACCAACCTGATAACTTCGCCAGGCTTCAAGATGCAAAGGATCTTGCCGGAAATGACATGCTTAAGCACATGCAGATAGTTTTCCCACTTTTAACACAAATAGAAATGACTGTCATCGAAAGCTATGGCTTCACACGCGACGGAGAAG GTGTCTTGCAGTTCGCCCAAATCATCAAGCAAATGGAAAGGGAGCATCCTGAAATTGCACGGCTGAATGCGGAGCTCCGAGCACATTTCATCCCTCCGATGGTGCCGCCGTCGTTGCCTGACAACTGA